In Lotus japonicus ecotype B-129 chromosome 5, LjGifu_v1.2, one genomic interval encodes:
- the LOC130721490 gene encoding universal stress protein A-like protein yields METKERKTLVAVDESKESMHALSWCISNLISENNNNNKIHNNLVLLYVRPPSAVYSLDAAGYIFSDDMIDAIEKYNMQLANSVMRRAEDICGNLNASNIKVEKVVGTGDAKNVICSAVKKLGADTLVLGSHDYGFFKRALLGSVSDHCAKNAKCPVVIVKHP; encoded by the exons ATGGAAACGAAAGAGCGGAAGACTTTGGTTGCTGTGGATGAGAGCAAAGAGAGCATGCATGCACTGTCCTGGTGCATCAGCAATCTTATTTctgaaaacaacaacaacaataaaatcCACAACAACCTTGTTCTCCTCTATGTTAGACCACCTTCTGCTGTCTACTCCTTGGATGCTGCag GGTACATATTTTCTGATGACATGATTGATGCTATTGAAAAGTACAATATGCAGTTAGCTAATTCAGTTATGAGACGAGCTGAAGATATTTGTGGAAACTTGAATGCTTCCAAT ATAAAGGTGGAGAAAGTAGTTGGGACAGGAGATGCCAAGAATGTTATCTGTAGTGCAGTGAAGAAACTAGGGGCTGACACCTTGGTCCTGGGAAGTCATGActatggcttctttaagag GGCACTACTTGGAAGTGTGAGTGATCATTGTGCCAAAAATGCAAAGTGTCCTGTTGTAATTGTGAAGCACCCATAA